From Pseudocalidococcus azoricus BACA0444, the proteins below share one genomic window:
- the ilvD gene encoding dihydroxy-acid dehydratase produces MADNWRSRIITQGLQRTPNRAMLRALGFEDVDFNKPIVGVASAYSTITPCNMGIATLAEQAQAGIRTGGGMPQIFGTITVSDGISMGTEGMKYSLVSRDVIADSIETACNAQSMDGVLAIGGCDKNMPGAMIAMARMNIPAIFVYGGTIKPGHLEGEDLTVVSAFEAVGQFSAGRIEEARLFAVERNACPGAGSCGGMFTANTMSSAFEAMGMSLMYSSTMAAEDAEKAENTQLAGKVLVEAIRNNLRPRNIITRKSIENAISVIMAVGGSTNAVLHFLAIAHSAGVPLVLDDFETIRERVPVLCDMKPSGRYVATDLHKAGGIPQVMKMLLSHGLLHGDCLTITGQTVAEVLQDVPDQPRPDQDVIRPWNNPMYATGHLAILKGNLATEGAVAKITGVKNPEITGPARVFNSEEACLEAILANQINPGDVIVIRYEGPKGGPGMREMLAPTSAIIGAGLGDSVGLITDGRFSGGTYGMVVGHVAPEAAVGGTIGLVQEGDLITIDAHKRLLQLNISDQELAQRRQAWQPPQPRYTRGVLAKYAQLVSSSSVGAVTDLNLS; encoded by the coding sequence ATGGCAGACAACTGGCGGAGTCGAATCATCACCCAAGGCCTACAACGGACTCCCAATCGGGCCATGCTCCGAGCGTTGGGCTTTGAAGATGTGGACTTTAATAAACCCATTGTCGGCGTGGCCAGTGCCTACAGTACGATTACACCCTGCAATATGGGGATTGCAACTCTGGCTGAACAGGCCCAGGCCGGGATTCGCACCGGGGGAGGAATGCCGCAAATTTTTGGCACGATTACCGTCAGCGATGGCATTTCTATGGGCACAGAAGGGATGAAATATTCCCTAGTTTCGCGGGATGTAATTGCCGACTCCATTGAAACCGCCTGTAATGCCCAGAGTATGGATGGGGTTTTGGCCATTGGCGGCTGTGATAAGAATATGCCGGGGGCGATGATTGCCATGGCCCGGATGAATATTCCGGCAATTTTTGTCTATGGCGGAACAATTAAACCCGGCCATCTGGAGGGGGAAGACTTAACCGTTGTCAGTGCCTTTGAAGCTGTGGGCCAGTTTAGTGCCGGTCGGATTGAGGAAGCTCGTCTTTTTGCCGTGGAACGGAATGCTTGTCCGGGGGCAGGTTCCTGTGGGGGGATGTTTACGGCCAACACCATGTCCTCCGCCTTTGAAGCCATGGGCATGAGCCTGATGTATTCCTCCACCATGGCTGCTGAAGATGCCGAAAAAGCCGAGAATACGCAACTGGCGGGAAAAGTTTTAGTCGAGGCGATCCGTAATAACCTCCGGCCCCGCAACATTATTACCCGCAAGTCCATTGAAAACGCGATCTCCGTGATCATGGCCGTGGGTGGCTCTACCAATGCGGTGCTGCACTTTCTGGCCATTGCCCATTCAGCGGGTGTACCTTTAGTACTAGATGATTTTGAAACTATTCGGGAGCGCGTCCCTGTTCTGTGCGATATGAAGCCATCGGGTCGTTATGTGGCTACGGATTTACACAAGGCGGGTGGGATTCCCCAGGTGATGAAAATGCTCCTGAGTCATGGGCTGCTCCACGGCGACTGCCTCACCATTACCGGGCAAACTGTGGCTGAAGTTCTTCAGGATGTGCCGGATCAACCCCGTCCAGATCAAGATGTGATCCGCCCTTGGAATAATCCCATGTATGCCACTGGGCATTTAGCAATTTTGAAGGGAAACCTGGCTACAGAAGGGGCCGTTGCCAAAATTACGGGGGTCAAAAATCCCGAAATTACCGGGCCAGCTCGAGTTTTTAACTCCGAAGAAGCCTGTTTAGAGGCCATCCTTGCCAACCAGATTAATCCTGGGGATGTGATTGTGATTCGCTATGAGGGGCCAAAGGGTGGGCCGGGGATGCGGGAAATGCTGGCACCTACTTCGGCGATTATTGGGGCGGGCCTGGGGGATTCCGTGGGCTTAATTACCGATGGGCGGTTTTCTGGGGGAACCTATGGCATGGTGGTCGGCCATGTGGCTCCTGAAGCGGCGGTCGGCGGCACGATTGGCCTGGTGCAAGAGGGCGACTTGATTACCATTGATGCCCATAAACGTCTGCTGCAACTTAATATCTCGGATCAGGAATTGGCCCAGCGCCGCCAGGCCTGGCAACCACCACAGCCCCGGTATACTCGCGGGGTTTTAGCCAAATACGCCCAGCTAGTCTCCTCCAGTAGCGTGGGTGCAGTCACAGACTTAAACCTGAGTTGA
- a CDS encoding DUF29 domain-containing protein: MNPSPLHEQDFLQWTEQQITCLSRGDWAGLDLSNLIEELEALGRLEQRELGSYLQLLLLHLLKCRYQPERKTTSWEITITNCRDKIQDCLEDTPSLGRFLQDSDWLNKYYQRARRDAAKETQKPMQSFPKDCPFSMIEILAP; encoded by the coding sequence ATGAATCCGTCTCCACTCCATGAACAGGATTTCTTGCAATGGACAGAGCAGCAAATTACCTGTCTTAGTCGAGGTGATTGGGCAGGACTAGATTTATCAAACCTCATTGAGGAGTTAGAAGCCTTGGGGCGGCTGGAACAACGGGAACTAGGGAGTTATCTGCAATTGCTTTTACTTCATCTCCTGAAATGTCGGTATCAACCTGAGCGCAAAACTACAAGTTGGGAGATCACAATCACGAATTGTCGAGATAAGATCCAAGATTGCCTGGAAGATACGCCAAGTCTAGGGCGATTTTTGCAAGATTCTGATTGGTTGAACAAATACTATCAGCGGGCACGACGAGATGCAGCGAAGGAAACACAAAAACCGATGCAGAGTTTTCCTAAAGATTGTCCATTTTCAATGATTGAAATTTTAGCCCCTTAG
- a CDS encoding 2Fe-2S iron-sulfur cluster binding domain-containing protein, with the protein MSQATTICFFPDEVMITAKVGDSWLEVARQAGIEIPTGCLQGSCGACTVEIEELGEVRTCISAIPPGQAQYTVYLFRDPTW; encoded by the coding sequence ATGTCCCAGGCCACGACCATTTGCTTTTTCCCTGATGAAGTGATGATTACGGCTAAGGTGGGTGATTCTTGGCTAGAGGTGGCGCGCCAGGCCGGGATTGAGATTCCGACAGGATGTTTGCAGGGGTCTTGTGGGGCCTGTACGGTCGAGATTGAGGAATTGGGTGAAGTGAGAACCTGCATTAGTGCCATTCCCCCCGGCCAGGCTCAGTACACTGTCTATTTATTTAGGGATCCCACCTGGTAG
- a CDS encoding response regulator transcription factor — protein MAGPLRILIVEDDPMMQLGLEQSLTAYPQFEIIAQAEDGFSGVEAARNLQPDLVVMDIGLPGLDGIAATHQIKAEFPQIHVVILTSHQSETEVVAALASGADAYCIKGATVDRLVTAITAAQEGATYLDPQIARQVVQHLRPPQASPSGMQLSQREMDVLQLMVEGLSNPEIADKLFLSPNTIKTHVRGIMNKLSVDDRVQAAVVALRTGLV, from the coding sequence ATGGCGGGGCCGTTACGAATTTTGATTGTCGAAGATGACCCAATGATGCAGTTGGGCTTGGAGCAATCTTTGACGGCCTATCCCCAGTTTGAGATTATTGCCCAGGCCGAGGATGGGTTTTCGGGGGTGGAAGCGGCTCGGAATTTGCAGCCGGATTTAGTGGTCATGGATATTGGTTTGCCCGGCCTGGATGGAATTGCCGCCACCCACCAAATCAAGGCCGAATTTCCCCAAATCCATGTGGTGATCCTGACTTCTCATCAATCAGAAACCGAAGTGGTGGCCGCCTTAGCCAGTGGAGCCGATGCCTACTGTATTAAAGGTGCAACTGTTGATCGTCTTGTCACCGCCATTACCGCCGCCCAAGAGGGAGCTACCTATTTAGACCCGCAAATTGCCCGTCAAGTGGTTCAACATCTCCGGCCGCCCCAGGCCAGTCCCAGCGGAATGCAGCTATCCCAGCGAGAAATGGATGTGTTGCAGTTGATGGTTGAGGGGCTAAGTAATCCAGAAATTGCCGATAAATTATTCCTCAGTCCCAACACGATCAAAACCCATGTGCGGGGAATTATGAATAAACTCTCAGTGGATGATCGGGTGCAGGCGGCGGTGGTGGCGTTACGAACGGGCCTGGTCTAA
- a CDS encoding YbaB/EbfC family nucleoid-associated protein, with the protein MAQGQGFGFGLGKMRELADAIQKAQKVQEGAKKLQEDLEQMEIEGQAAGGLVKVFMSGTQEPLRVEIKEDLLSEGAEVLSDLVTAAMKDAYLKSTTTMREQMEELTGGLSIPGLGG; encoded by the coding sequence ATGGCGCAGGGACAAGGCTTTGGATTCGGCTTAGGCAAAATGCGGGAATTGGCAGATGCTATCCAAAAAGCCCAGAAAGTCCAAGAAGGAGCCAAAAAACTCCAAGAAGATTTAGAGCAAATGGAAATTGAAGGCCAAGCGGCCGGGGGCCTGGTCAAGGTATTTATGAGTGGCACCCAAGAACCGTTACGAGTGGAAATTAAGGAAGATCTCCTGTCTGAAGGGGCAGAAGTTCTCTCCGATTTAGTCACTGCGGCCATGAAGGATGCCTACCTCAAATCCACCACCACGATGCGGGAACAAATGGAGGAATTAACGGGCGGGTTATCCATCCCTGGCCTGGGCGGTTGA
- a CDS encoding D-glycero-alpha-D-manno-heptose-1,7-bisphosphate 7-phosphatase, with amino-acid sequence MARAAVFLDRDGVLNQEAGYLFNVEDLKLMSGVAQAVGRLNQAGLFCCLVSNQSGPARHYYNYDHVLALHHRLETLLAEEAGAKLDALYFCPELSPPEGGINPDYTAWTTWRKPNTGMLVAAAWDHDLDIARSFMVGDKATDIDLARNAGCRGILVQTGFGQSVLAGEYQHQTEPDFIAADLNQAVDWILVQVATTPAE; translated from the coding sequence ATGGCTAGAGCCGCCGTATTTTTAGATCGGGATGGGGTGCTCAACCAAGAGGCTGGCTATTTATTTAATGTTGAGGATCTAAAGTTGATGTCCGGTGTGGCCCAGGCCGTGGGGCGGTTAAACCAGGCTGGGTTATTTTGCTGTCTTGTCTCTAATCAATCGGGCCCGGCCCGCCATTATTATAACTATGACCATGTGTTGGCCCTTCATCACCGCTTAGAAACCTTATTGGCCGAAGAAGCAGGAGCCAAACTAGATGCCCTGTATTTCTGCCCAGAACTCAGTCCTCCTGAAGGTGGGATTAACCCCGACTACACGGCCTGGACAACCTGGCGAAAACCCAATACCGGAATGCTGGTGGCCGCGGCCTGGGATCATGATTTGGATATTGCGCGCAGTTTTATGGTCGGGGATAAAGCCACCGATATCGATTTAGCTCGGAATGCTGGCTGTCGGGGCATTCTTGTCCAAACTGGCTTCGGGCAGAGCGTCCTGGCTGGGGAGTATCAACACCAAACGGAGCCAGATTTTATTGCCGCCGATCTAAACCAGGCCGTGGATTGGATTTTGGTACAGGTAGCTACTACTCCGGCAGAATAA
- a CDS encoding glycosyltransferase family 9 protein — protein MANQRIIMLVPGGIGDQILVFPTLADLQGHYPQAQIDVVVEPRSQAAYEVNAVVNQVLTFPFRAKKTWRDWWSLIQQIRRGQYDIIISLGESGAVRVLLWLTGVPKRVGYANQKTWGLLTHPATLNKNQYAAAMYHDLLQGLGIKNEYPPLFATVNPADQAWGESERLRLQVQSPYILIHGGSSKMARLKGINKIYPLGAWIEVLHTLNAKYPEISVLIVQGPDDQEWGEQLTAAIPELKRTQPPSFGKLAALIETATGMICTDSGPMHLGVALNTPLVALFGPTDPRKLLPPQPHFRPVKSPTEQIGDISPAMILSQVTEVLHG, from the coding sequence ATGGCCAATCAGCGGATCATTATGTTGGTTCCGGGGGGAATTGGGGATCAAATCCTCGTCTTTCCCACCTTGGCGGATCTGCAGGGCCACTATCCCCAGGCCCAAATTGATGTTGTGGTTGAACCTCGCTCCCAAGCAGCCTATGAGGTGAATGCGGTCGTGAACCAGGTTTTGACGTTTCCCTTTCGGGCTAAGAAAACTTGGCGGGATTGGTGGAGTCTGATTCAGCAAATCCGGCGCGGGCAGTACGACATCATTATTTCCCTGGGCGAAAGCGGTGCGGTGCGGGTTTTGCTCTGGTTAACTGGGGTTCCCAAGCGGGTCGGGTATGCCAATCAAAAAACTTGGGGTTTACTGACCCATCCGGCCACCTTGAATAAAAATCAATATGCGGCGGCCATGTATCATGATCTCCTCCAGGGCCTGGGGATTAAAAACGAATATCCACCTTTGTTCGCTACGGTTAACCCCGCAGACCAGGCCTGGGGAGAGTCAGAACGGCTTCGTTTACAGGTACAATCCCCCTACATCCTGATTCACGGCGGCTCTAGTAAAATGGCGCGGCTGAAGGGCATTAATAAGATTTACCCCCTCGGGGCCTGGATTGAAGTTCTCCATACCCTAAACGCAAAGTATCCCGAAATCTCAGTGCTGATCGTGCAGGGTCCGGATGATCAGGAATGGGGTGAACAATTGACCGCCGCCATCCCGGAACTGAAACGAACCCAGCCCCCCAGTTTTGGCAAATTAGCCGCGCTGATTGAAACCGCAACTGGGATGATTTGTACCGACAGCGGTCCGATGCATTTAGGAGTTGCCTTAAATACCCCCTTAGTGGCTCTCTTTGGCCCCACTGACCCGCGGAAACTCTTACCGCCCCAACCCCATTTCCGCCCCGTGAAGTCCCCGACAGAGCAAATTGGGGATATTTCTCCGGCCATGATATTGTCTCAAGTTACAGAGGTGTTGCATGGCTAG
- a CDS encoding cation:proton antiporter domain-containing protein has protein sequence MLEPICWILLLGFGGGQLARLLNIPALVGMVIVGMILGPQATQVIDPAVLALGADFQKIAVMVILMKAGLGLDWEKLSQQGTVALRLGFFPAACEALVIAVAAMVLFQFDWATGLLLGCVIGAESPAVIVPGMLRLKSLGWGVSKGIPDAVLTGSALSDVLILLVFGLLINVVGEGAAQAWYWLPLQVLMQISLGLLCGWVLAQVLVWVLVRQSWTQTLTQDTLVTAGLALALILLADQLPLFSGYLAVMGTGFFLIELDAPLARRLRSGFDSLWTVAELFLFVFLGASIQLNVLGDTWGLGLGILAIGTLVGRMIGWLLSTWGSNWNWKERLFLLPANSAKATVQAAIGGLPLAMGIPGGDKILAVAALSILVTAPLGAWAIPTFAPQLLSRGEVDPTKTAMTRQLTILAAVDTDAQAPTILKKAAELARRSDAEVIVLHVIQTPETKPLETLHTQCQSLLADIRHRIMTVEGTVPAEILRISQEFQASEIIIGRHGQTGWPSKLIGSVSQAILESSSTPVLIVSETA, from the coding sequence ATGTTAGAACCCATTTGCTGGATTTTACTGCTCGGATTTGGGGGGGGACAACTGGCCCGCCTCCTGAACATTCCGGCTTTGGTGGGGATGGTGATTGTCGGGATGATCCTTGGCCCCCAAGCGACCCAGGTGATTGATCCGGCGGTCTTGGCCTTGGGAGCCGACTTTCAAAAAATCGCTGTGATGGTGATCTTGATGAAAGCCGGCCTGGGCCTGGATTGGGAAAAGCTCTCTCAGCAAGGGACGGTGGCTCTGCGCTTAGGATTTTTCCCAGCGGCCTGTGAAGCCCTCGTGATTGCTGTTGCGGCGATGGTTTTATTCCAGTTTGACTGGGCCACGGGCCTGCTCTTGGGCTGTGTGATTGGGGCTGAATCTCCGGCTGTAATTGTCCCAGGGATGTTGCGCTTAAAGAGTTTAGGCTGGGGGGTGAGTAAAGGAATTCCCGATGCGGTCTTAACAGGCAGTGCCTTATCGGATGTCCTGATTTTGTTGGTGTTTGGTTTGTTGATTAATGTTGTTGGGGAGGGCGCGGCCCAGGCCTGGTATTGGCTCCCACTGCAAGTCCTGATGCAAATTAGTTTGGGATTATTGTGCGGTTGGGTCTTGGCGCAAGTTTTAGTCTGGGTCTTAGTGCGGCAAAGTTGGACTCAAACCCTGACCCAAGATACTCTGGTGACGGCTGGATTAGCCCTCGCTTTGATCCTATTGGCTGACCAGTTACCCCTCTTTTCAGGCTATTTAGCGGTCATGGGCACGGGGTTCTTTTTAATTGAACTGGATGCTCCCTTGGCGCGGCGATTACGATCTGGGTTTGACAGCCTATGGACAGTGGCGGAACTATTTTTATTTGTCTTCCTAGGCGCAAGTATTCAACTTAACGTTTTGGGGGATACCTGGGGCCTGGGCCTGGGGATTTTGGCCATTGGTACCTTAGTCGGGCGGATGATCGGTTGGTTGCTTTCGACTTGGGGCAGTAATTGGAACTGGAAAGAACGGCTTTTCCTCCTGCCGGCAAATTCCGCTAAGGCTACGGTGCAAGCTGCGATTGGGGGTTTACCTCTGGCCATGGGAATTCCTGGGGGGGACAAAATTCTGGCGGTGGCCGCGCTTTCGATTTTAGTAACCGCTCCCCTTGGGGCCTGGGCCATTCCCACCTTTGCCCCCCAACTCCTCAGCCGCGGCGAGGTTGACCCAACCAAAACAGCCATGACCCGCCAATTAACAATTCTGGCTGCGGTGGATACGGATGCCCAGGCCCCAACGATACTCAAAAAAGCGGCTGAATTGGCCCGGCGCAGTGATGCCGAGGTAATTGTGCTCCATGTCATCCAGACCCCCGAAACCAAACCCCTAGAAACCTTACACACCCAATGTCAATCCTTGTTAGCGGACATTCGCCATCGGATCATGACCGTTGAAGGTACGGTTCCGGCCGAAATTTTACGCATTTCCCAAGAGTTCCAGGCCAGTGAAATTATCATCGGTCGCCATGGACAAACCGGGTGGCCATCCAAGTTGATTGGGTCAGTATCCCAGGCCATCTTAGAATCCAGTTCTACCCCCGTCTTAATTGTCTCAGAAACCGCTTGA
- a CDS encoding glycosyltransferase family 4 protein — protein MRVALVTETFLPKVDGIVTRLCQTVRHLQELGDQVLVISPEGGIKEYCGARVHGVTGFPLPLYPELKLALPRPSIQTAIEAFQPDLVHVVNPAVLGLSGVWAAKTLNLPLVASYHTHLPQYLQYYGLSSLEGLLWQLLRLVHNQAQLNLCTSTAMIAALDNHHIDHLALWQRGVDVELFHPSKADQAMRHHLSQGHPDSPLLLYVGRLSAEKEIEQIKPVLEAIPNARLALVGGGPHEAELRKYFANSPTFFAGYLTGEPLAQAFAVADAFVFPSRTETLGLVLLEAMAAGCPVVAARSGGIPDIVQDGVNGYLFEPADATGAMTATQKLLEQPSEKEALRQNARREAERWSWQAATQQLQSYYQAVLRAYPAPVPLAS, from the coding sequence ATGCGCGTTGCCTTAGTCACGGAAACCTTTTTACCGAAAGTGGATGGGATTGTCACCCGCCTTTGCCAAACCGTCCGGCATTTACAAGAACTTGGAGATCAGGTTTTGGTCATCTCACCAGAAGGGGGTATTAAAGAATATTGTGGCGCGCGCGTCCATGGGGTAACGGGCTTTCCTCTGCCACTCTATCCAGAACTGAAACTGGCCTTACCCCGGCCCTCCATCCAAACCGCCATCGAAGCCTTTCAACCCGATTTAGTCCATGTGGTTAATCCAGCGGTCTTGGGCCTATCAGGAGTCTGGGCGGCCAAAACTCTCAATTTACCCCTAGTGGCTTCCTACCATACCCATTTACCCCAATATTTGCAGTACTACGGTCTGAGTTCTCTCGAGGGGTTGTTATGGCAACTCCTGCGTTTAGTCCATAACCAGGCCCAGTTAAATTTATGCACCTCCACCGCCATGATTGCCGCCCTAGATAACCATCACATTGACCATTTGGCCCTCTGGCAACGGGGGGTTGATGTGGAGTTATTTCACCCCAGTAAAGCGGATCAAGCCATGCGTCACCACCTGAGTCAAGGACATCCCGATTCCCCCCTGTTGCTCTATGTCGGGCGGTTATCAGCCGAAAAAGAAATTGAGCAAATCAAGCCCGTCTTAGAGGCAATTCCCAATGCCCGGTTAGCATTAGTCGGTGGTGGCCCCCACGAAGCAGAACTGCGGAAATATTTTGCCAACTCCCCCACGTTTTTTGCAGGCTATTTAACCGGTGAACCCTTGGCCCAGGCCTTTGCGGTGGCCGATGCCTTTGTCTTTCCCTCGCGGACTGAAACCCTGGGATTAGTCTTATTGGAAGCAATGGCGGCCGGTTGTCCAGTGGTGGCAGCTAGAAGTGGGGGCATTCCCGATATTGTCCAGGATGGGGTAAACGGCTACCTCTTTGAACCGGCAGATGCCACAGGGGCCATGACCGCCACCCAGAAATTACTCGAGCAGCCCAGTGAAAAAGAAGCCCTGCGCCAGAATGCCCGCCGTGAAGCTGAACGCTGGAGTTGGCAAGCTGCGACCCAACAGTTACAGAGCTATTACCAAGCCGTCCTCAGGGCCTACCCAGCTCCAGTCCCCTTAGCCTCCTAG
- a CDS encoding lipid-binding SYLF domain-containing protein: MKSLIPWGLVPALVIGVTAPGLASDNLSTVTQRVETATFVLSQFTADSSQRIPPSIIRKGQGIAIIPGIVQAGFIFGGRRGAGILLVRNDKGGWSRPAFITITGGSFGLQIGAQSSDLVLVFNNKLVVTQALSQSFRLGGNVSVAAGPVGGDVVSPSDPSPSVFSYARNSGLFAGVSLEGANLSFDSTSSNTFYAQKNLTPLQIFNNNPPLSSPPVLTGLYQALTSAAR; the protein is encoded by the coding sequence ATGAAATCCTTAATCCCGTGGGGCCTCGTCCCTGCCCTCGTCATTGGTGTTACTGCACCTGGCCTGGCCAGTGATAACCTCAGCACCGTTACCCAACGGGTCGAAACCGCCACCTTTGTTCTGAGCCAATTTACCGCCGACAGCAGCCAACGCATCCCCCCGTCGATCATTCGCAAAGGGCAAGGCATCGCGATTATCCCTGGGATTGTCCAGGCTGGGTTTATTTTTGGTGGTCGCCGTGGTGCGGGGATTCTCTTAGTGCGTAATGACAAGGGTGGTTGGAGCCGTCCCGCTTTTATTACCATCACCGGCGGAAGTTTTGGCTTACAGATTGGCGCGCAATCCTCAGACTTAGTGCTGGTGTTTAACAACAAATTAGTCGTCACCCAAGCCTTATCCCAATCCTTTCGCCTCGGGGGTAATGTTTCTGTGGCAGCCGGGCCAGTGGGCGGAGATGTGGTCAGTCCCTCTGATCCGAGTCCCAGTGTGTTCTCCTATGCCCGCAACTCTGGCCTGTTTGCCGGGGTTTCCTTAGAGGGGGCCAACCTTTCCTTTGACAGTACCAGCAGCAACACGTTTTACGCTCAAAAAAACCTCACTCCCCTGCAAATTTTCAATAATAATCCCCCCTTATCCTCTCCCCCAGTCCTAACTGGACTTTATCAAGCTTTGACTAGTGCGGCCCGGTAG
- the cobT gene encoding nicotinate mononucleotide-dependent phosphoribosyltransferase CobT, giving the protein MSKPGLELFSPTIQIYCHPGPAWQWLTHYQQRQPAFACVLGFTETALIPGISAAGATPESRQYTALADAEFLINGPQPHPRYPLPPLTAGASPVLITRAVTQACDWPIYLFNVGLPFPPSVPMIDLSSQPTQCLTTGKAMSIDLVEHLWQQGQAWGEKLIQAGDYLILSECLVAGTTTALAILEGLGIPARERIGSSHVQANHGQKWQLVQQALAHLSVPYTPMELVAQVGDAMQIFAAGMLLSASRRGGVLLAGGSQMLAVYALAQALAKAENLAWQPDNIVIGTTRWITEDAGADVVGLSTDLGVPLLATQLNLGQSQFPALQAYEQGFVKEGVGAGGAAIGAALSHNWTLARLANAVEQVAAAYLQSQLHSPI; this is encoded by the coding sequence TTGTCTAAACCCGGCCTGGAACTTTTTTCCCCAACGATTCAGATTTACTGCCACCCAGGCCCGGCCTGGCAATGGTTAACCCACTATCAACAGCGGCAACCGGCCTTTGCTTGTGTTTTGGGGTTTACAGAAACGGCCCTGATTCCTGGAATTTCTGCGGCTGGGGCGACACCAGAATCTCGCCAATATACGGCCCTTGCCGATGCTGAGTTTTTGATCAACGGCCCGCAACCTCACCCCCGCTACCCCTTACCACCCTTAACTGCTGGAGCATCACCTGTTTTAATTACGCGAGCCGTCACCCAGGCCTGTGATTGGCCCATCTATCTATTTAATGTCGGACTGCCATTTCCCCCCAGTGTGCCGATGATTGATTTATCCAGTCAACCGACGCAATGTCTAACCACTGGAAAAGCCATGAGTATTGATTTGGTCGAGCATCTTTGGCAGCAAGGCCAGGCCTGGGGCGAGAAACTAATTCAGGCAGGTGATTACTTAATTCTCTCAGAATGCCTGGTGGCCGGCACAACGACTGCTTTGGCCATCTTGGAAGGCTTAGGCATCCCGGCCCGTGAACGCATTGGTAGTAGTCATGTCCAGGCCAATCATGGGCAAAAATGGCAACTGGTTCAACAGGCCCTGGCTCATCTGTCTGTGCCATATACACCAATGGAGTTAGTGGCCCAGGTGGGAGATGCGATGCAGATCTTTGCGGCTGGAATGTTACTGAGTGCCAGTCGGCGGGGCGGAGTGCTCTTAGCCGGAGGGAGTCAAATGTTAGCCGTTTATGCCCTCGCTCAAGCCCTAGCCAAAGCAGAAAATCTGGCCTGGCAACCTGACAATATTGTCATTGGCACGACTCGCTGGATTACCGAAGATGCTGGAGCCGATGTGGTTGGCCTATCCACAGATCTGGGTGTTCCCCTCCTAGCAACTCAATTAAACCTCGGTCAGTCCCAATTTCCAGCCCTCCAGGCCTATGAGCAGGGGTTTGTCAAAGAGGGGGTTGGGGCCGGAGGGGCCGCAATTGGGGCCGCACTTTCCCACAACTGGACATTAGCCCGTTTAGCCAATGCTGTTGAGCAGGTTGCCGCCGCCTATCTCCAGAGCCAATTGCACTCACCCATCTAA
- a CDS encoding phage holin family protein, with translation MSLIITWLVTSLSLFVISKIEILGVEIESFPTALWSAAVFGILNATLGAVLKFLAFPITFLTLGLFALILNGVIFALAAALVSGFNLKNGFWSALFGAIALSIMNSLTFAVLGSLGIV, from the coding sequence ATGAGTTTAATCATTACCTGGTTAGTCACGAGTCTGAGCTTGTTCGTGATCTCTAAAATTGAGATTCTCGGGGTAGAAATTGAGAGTTTTCCCACCGCATTATGGTCAGCAGCTGTCTTTGGCATTTTGAATGCAACCTTGGGAGCCGTTCTCAAATTCTTGGCGTTTCCGATTACTTTTTTAACCTTGGGTCTGTTTGCGTTGATTTTAAACGGGGTGATTTTTGCCTTGGCGGCCGCACTGGTGAGTGGATTTAACTTGAAAAATGGCTTTTGGAGTGCCTTATTTGGGGCAATTGCCTTAAGTATTATGAACTCCTTGACCTTTGCTGTTTTGGGAAGTCTAGGGATTGTCTAA
- the rpsO gene encoding 30S ribosomal protein S15 → MVLLQERKQEIINDYQVHGTDTGSADVQVAILTERIKRLSEHLKSNKKDHASRRGLLKMIGQRKRLLSYIAKHDSGHYRELIAKLGIRG, encoded by the coding sequence ATGGTTTTACTTCAAGAGCGAAAACAGGAAATCATCAACGACTACCAGGTTCATGGCACTGATACAGGTTCTGCCGATGTCCAAGTGGCCATCCTCACGGAACGGATTAAGCGTCTGTCAGAGCACCTCAAGAGCAACAAAAAAGATCATGCCTCCCGCCGTGGCCTGTTGAAAATGATTGGTCAGCGCAAACGTCTCCTCAGCTACATTGCCAAACATGACAGTGGCCACTATCGGGAATTGATCGCCAAGCTCGGTATCCGCGGTTAA